The Lacipirellula parvula genome window below encodes:
- a CDS encoding endo-1,4-beta-xylanase produces MGQMRFHLHRRDRIPPGGLPRIYVAGNEDIPWQTSSRWDGETLVIQRGVDDSGYTYVPWVVDGHGQYLLGTSTLIERERPYLLDVELARGLIQRIRSRLFIWEWLGMKTPPELTERLQEATRLFSRAATTQKDVASSAEAANKAIALALTVSEQLVRAYSEQTINSRQRQTPIASLLGVSLGPAAPTVQVKRQLVDACNIVQLPVGWRAIESREGKRDWKPTDEQLGWCQTAGLKVAMGPLLRLDDRGVPDWMYLWEGDDDNLVRLLLDHVKAVVSRYAGRVHLWHVASRVNNGQLLSLDEESRLNLVAQAVQVVRKIDPRTPVVVSFDQPWGEYLVDQEHDLAPLHYADALVRADLGISGFGLEINSGYWPRGSSHRPTFEYGKLIDQWSQLGLPLMVLLTAPSGDLPDPLAAKTIAAELVHSPDAPQQDSQLALASSVAPLLLGRTSVQVVLWNQLTDHEPHEFPHGGLFDGKGNPKPTLGMLRDLRKACGG; encoded by the coding sequence ATGGGACAGATGCGGTTCCATCTGCATCGCCGCGACCGAATTCCCCCGGGCGGCCTCCCCCGGATCTATGTCGCGGGCAACGAAGACATTCCCTGGCAAACCAGCTCGCGCTGGGACGGGGAAACGCTCGTCATTCAACGAGGCGTCGACGATTCGGGCTACACCTACGTCCCGTGGGTTGTCGACGGCCATGGCCAGTATCTGCTGGGCACCAGCACGCTGATCGAGCGTGAGCGGCCCTACCTGCTCGACGTCGAACTCGCCCGCGGGTTGATCCAGCGGATTCGTTCGCGGCTGTTCATTTGGGAATGGCTGGGGATGAAGACGCCCCCCGAGCTGACCGAGCGTCTGCAGGAAGCGACGCGGCTTTTCTCGCGCGCGGCGACGACGCAGAAAGACGTGGCCTCGTCAGCGGAAGCGGCGAACAAGGCGATCGCGTTGGCGCTCACCGTTTCAGAGCAACTAGTGCGGGCCTACTCCGAACAAACGATCAACTCGCGGCAACGGCAGACGCCGATCGCGTCCCTATTAGGCGTGAGCCTCGGCCCCGCGGCGCCGACGGTGCAGGTGAAGCGGCAACTGGTCGATGCTTGCAACATCGTGCAACTGCCCGTCGGGTGGCGGGCGATCGAATCGCGCGAAGGCAAACGCGACTGGAAGCCGACCGACGAACAGCTCGGCTGGTGCCAAACGGCCGGCCTGAAGGTGGCGATGGGCCCCCTGCTCCGCCTTGACGATCGCGGCGTTCCCGACTGGATGTACCTGTGGGAAGGCGACGACGACAACCTCGTGCGGCTGCTGCTCGACCACGTGAAAGCGGTCGTGTCGCGCTATGCCGGCCGGGTTCACCTGTGGCATGTCGCGTCGCGGGTGAATAACGGGCAGCTGCTGTCGCTCGATGAAGAGAGCCGGCTGAACCTCGTCGCCCAGGCGGTGCAGGTGGTACGAAAGATCGATCCGCGGACGCCGGTCGTCGTGTCGTTCGATCAACCGTGGGGCGAGTACCTGGTCGACCAGGAACACGACTTGGCGCCACTCCACTACGCGGATGCGCTGGTGCGGGCTGATTTGGGGATCTCGGGCTTCGGGCTCGAAATCAACTCCGGCTATTGGCCGCGCGGCAGCAGCCATCGGCCGACGTTTGAATATGGCAAGTTGATCGACCAGTGGAGCCAGCTGGGGCTGCCGCTAATGGTGCTGCTCACCGCGCCGAGCGGCGATCTGCCCGACCCGCTGGCGGCGAAGACGATCGCGGCGGAATTGGTTCACTCGCCCGATGCGCCGCAGCAAGACTCGCAACTAGCGCTCGCCTCGAGCGTGGCGCCGCTGCTGTTGGGGCGGACCTCGGTGCAGGTAGTGCTATGGAACCAGCTAACCGATCACGAGCCGCACGAGTTCCCGCACGGGGGGTTGTTTGACGGCAAGGGGAACCCGAAGCCGACGCTCGGGATGCTGCGTGATTTGCGGAAGGCCTGCGGCGGGTAG
- the alaS gene encoding alanine--tRNA ligase — translation MKTDELRDKYLSFFESKGHRRVASDVLVPTWDPSVLFTPAGMNQFKDHFLGKVKLEFTRATSCQKCLRTGDIENVGRTAYHHTFFEMLGNFSFGDYFKREAINWAWEFLTDKKWLALDPSRLTVTVYKDDDEAAGIWQKDIGLKVDRIERCDEDENFWPASAPSQGPDGVCGPCSEIYFHPDQGKSVEIWNLVFTQFNRVGDPPNNLRPLPSKNIDTGMGLERTAATLQGVPTNYHIDTLFPIVQAAAEICGVKYELDSDAGRRCRRITDHVRACTFAIHENVYPGPQKEKYVVKRLLRRAVLDGHQMGLHEPFLHKLVPAVVAAMKGPYPDLVETAQRVASVIEKEEANFFGTIDAGLNRIERAFDDMRKENRTRVEGAVAAELYQTYGVPPELFESLAAEHNLAFDWEGYAHSMEQHGEASGKVQHTVMGAKGPIDSLKHALHSTEFLGYDTTVADAVVKGIITGKAPNDHLVDKLDESPSASRGVPAPGAPVTDTVRVILDRTPFYGESGGQVGDVGKLVGDGFEFEVIDTQKDGALIVHIGHLRKGTIREGAKVRATVDDARRDAIRRAHSATHILHYALQKNLGSHAQQQGSKVTDDELRFDFTNLSPVESTQLAAIAKDVVERVAAGAPVKWETLPLADARKQGAMMLFGEKYPDPVRMVSMGDFSRELCGGVHLNSTSDVGAFEILSEEGVSAGTRRIIALTGKKATDYRARLEAEVKKASEKLGVAGYDLPHAVEALIEKRRELKRALEAGVKPNLAAAQATVKKVAGDTAESMKSILGEAARRMSVGLLGVAERIELMATEVESLGQRLAQREAAGPLSADSLLEKATTADGVTVVVADVPGVEPNLMRQLIDQIRQKQPLSAVLLATTQGEDKVTLVAGISKQLQERGLSAGKWIGPVAAAVGGGGGGRPDLAQAGGKDPAKLPAALDVANKTIAEMLKA, via the coding sequence ATGAAAACCGACGAACTTCGCGACAAGTATCTCAGCTTCTTCGAGTCCAAGGGACACCGCCGCGTCGCCAGCGACGTGCTCGTCCCCACTTGGGATCCGAGCGTGCTGTTCACCCCGGCGGGCATGAACCAGTTCAAGGATCACTTCCTCGGCAAGGTGAAGCTCGAGTTCACCCGCGCCACCAGCTGCCAGAAGTGCCTCCGCACCGGCGACATCGAGAACGTCGGTCGCACCGCCTACCATCACACCTTCTTCGAGATGCTGGGCAACTTCAGCTTCGGCGATTACTTCAAGCGCGAAGCGATCAACTGGGCCTGGGAATTCCTCACCGACAAGAAGTGGCTCGCCCTCGACCCGTCGCGGCTCACGGTCACCGTCTACAAGGACGACGACGAAGCCGCCGGCATCTGGCAGAAAGACATCGGCCTGAAGGTCGACCGCATCGAGCGCTGCGACGAGGATGAAAACTTCTGGCCGGCGAGCGCCCCCAGCCAAGGTCCCGATGGCGTCTGCGGCCCGTGCAGCGAAATCTACTTCCATCCCGACCAAGGCAAGAGCGTCGAGATTTGGAACCTCGTCTTCACGCAGTTCAACCGCGTCGGCGATCCGCCGAACAACCTCCGTCCGTTGCCGTCGAAGAACATCGACACTGGTATGGGCCTCGAGCGCACCGCCGCGACGCTGCAAGGCGTGCCGACGAACTACCATATCGACACGCTCTTCCCGATCGTGCAAGCCGCCGCGGAAATCTGCGGCGTGAAGTACGAACTCGATAGCGATGCCGGCCGTCGCTGCCGCCGCATCACCGATCACGTGCGGGCCTGCACGTTCGCGATCCACGAGAATGTTTACCCCGGCCCGCAAAAGGAAAAGTACGTCGTGAAGCGGCTCCTCCGCCGCGCGGTGCTCGACGGCCACCAAATGGGCCTGCACGAGCCGTTCCTCCACAAGCTCGTCCCCGCCGTCGTTGCGGCGATGAAGGGCCCGTACCCCGACTTGGTCGAAACGGCCCAGCGCGTCGCCAGCGTCATCGAGAAGGAAGAAGCCAACTTCTTCGGCACGATCGACGCCGGTCTCAACCGCATCGAGCGGGCGTTCGACGACATGCGCAAAGAGAACCGCACGCGGGTCGAAGGCGCCGTCGCCGCCGAGCTCTACCAGACGTACGGCGTGCCGCCGGAGCTGTTCGAGTCGCTCGCCGCCGAGCATAACCTCGCCTTCGACTGGGAAGGCTACGCCCACTCGATGGAGCAGCATGGCGAAGCCTCGGGCAAGGTGCAGCACACGGTCATGGGCGCCAAGGGCCCGATCGATTCGCTGAAGCACGCCCTCCACTCGACCGAATTCCTCGGCTACGACACCACCGTCGCCGACGCCGTCGTGAAGGGGATCATCACCGGCAAAGCGCCAAACGACCACCTAGTCGACAAGCTCGATGAATCCCCATCAGCGAGCCGGGGCGTCCCCGCCCCCGGCGCCCCGGTTACCGACACGGTCCGCGTTATCCTCGACCGCACCCCCTTCTACGGCGAAAGCGGCGGCCAGGTCGGCGACGTCGGCAAGCTCGTCGGCGATGGCTTCGAGTTCGAAGTCATCGACACTCAGAAGGACGGCGCGCTGATCGTCCACATCGGCCACCTCCGCAAGGGAACGATCCGCGAAGGCGCTAAGGTTCGCGCCACCGTCGACGACGCCCGCCGCGACGCGATTCGTCGCGCCCACTCGGCGACGCACATCTTGCACTATGCCCTGCAGAAGAACCTCGGCTCGCACGCTCAGCAGCAAGGCTCGAAGGTGACCGACGACGAACTGCGGTTCGACTTCACGAACCTCAGCCCGGTCGAAAGCACGCAACTCGCCGCGATCGCGAAAGACGTCGTCGAACGCGTCGCCGCCGGCGCTCCGGTGAAGTGGGAAACGCTCCCGCTCGCCGACGCCCGCAAGCAAGGCGCGATGATGCTCTTCGGCGAGAAGTATCCCGACCCAGTCCGCATGGTCTCGATGGGCGACTTCAGCCGCGAACTCTGCGGCGGCGTCCACCTCAACAGCACGAGCGACGTCGGCGCGTTTGAAATCCTCAGCGAAGAGGGGGTCTCGGCCGGCACGCGGCGGATCATCGCCCTCACCGGCAAGAAGGCGACCGACTACCGCGCACGGCTCGAAGCGGAAGTAAAGAAGGCCTCCGAGAAGCTCGGCGTCGCCGGCTACGATCTGCCGCACGCCGTCGAAGCCCTCATCGAAAAGCGTCGCGAACTGAAGCGAGCCCTCGAAGCGGGCGTGAAGCCGAACCTCGCCGCCGCGCAAGCCACGGTGAAGAAGGTCGCCGGCGACACGGCCGAGTCGATGAAGTCGATCCTCGGCGAAGCCGCCCGCCGCATGTCGGTCGGCCTGCTCGGCGTCGCCGAGCGGATTGAATTGATGGCCACGGAAGTCGAATCGCTCGGCCAACGGCTTGCCCAACGCGAAGCCGCCGGCCCGCTGTCGGCAGACTCGTTGCTCGAAAAGGCGACTACCGCCGACGGCGTGACCGTCGTCGTCGCCGACGTGCCAGGCGTCGAGCCGAACCTAATGCGGCAGCTGATCGACCAGATTCGCCAGAAGCAACCGCTGTCGGCGGTGCTGCTCGCCACGACGCAGGGCGAAGACAAGGTAACGCTGGTCGCCGGCATCTCGAAGCAGTTGCAAGAACGTGGCCTCAGCGCCGGCAAGTGGATCGGCCCCGTCGCGGCCGCGGTGGGCGGCGGCGGCGGCGGACGCCCCGACCTCGCCCAAGCCGGCGGCAAGGATCCGGCGAAGCTCCCCGCCGCCCTCGACGTCGCCAACAAAACGATCGCCGAGATGCTCAAGGCGTAG
- a CDS encoding phosphoribosylaminoimidazolesuccinocarboxamide synthase, which produces MSAPVIETNLPGLPVTRGKVRDVYDLGDRLLLVSTDRISAFDWILPTPIPDKGRVLTQVSNFWFRSLPIDHHLIETDVRQMDLPAGADLDALAGRTILVRKTEVVPIECVVRAYLSGSAWAEYRQHGGVAGISMPSGLRESERLPAPLFTPATKAAQGDHDENITFAEMQAIIGVELAEQLRQLSLDVYAHGARRAAEIGIILADTKFEFGIVDGQPILIDEVMTPDSSRFWPADGYAVGRGQPSFDKQFVRDWLSASGWDKNSQPPQLPTEIVEKTRAKYIEACERITGEKFLWA; this is translated from the coding sequence ATGTCCGCCCCCGTCATCGAAACCAACCTTCCCGGCCTCCCCGTCACCCGCGGTAAGGTCCGCGACGTCTACGACCTCGGCGACCGCCTGCTCCTGGTGAGCACCGACCGCATCAGCGCGTTCGACTGGATCCTGCCGACGCCGATTCCCGACAAGGGCCGCGTCCTCACGCAGGTGAGCAACTTCTGGTTCCGCTCGCTGCCGATCGACCACCATCTCATTGAAACCGACGTGCGGCAAATGGATCTGCCCGCCGGCGCCGACCTCGACGCCCTCGCCGGCCGCACGATCCTCGTCCGCAAAACTGAGGTCGTGCCGATCGAGTGCGTCGTCCGCGCGTATCTCAGCGGTTCGGCCTGGGCCGAGTACCGCCAGCATGGCGGCGTCGCCGGCATCTCGATGCCAAGCGGCCTCCGCGAATCGGAACGCCTGCCAGCGCCGCTGTTCACCCCCGCCACGAAAGCGGCCCAAGGCGATCACGACGAAAACATCACCTTCGCCGAAATGCAGGCGATCATTGGCGTCGAGCTGGCCGAGCAACTCCGCCAACTGAGCCTCGACGTCTACGCCCACGGCGCCCGCCGCGCTGCGGAGATCGGCATCATCCTCGCCGACACGAAGTTCGAGTTCGGCATCGTCGACGGCCAGCCGATCCTCATCGACGAAGTGATGACCCCCGACAGCAGCCGCTTCTGGCCCGCCGATGGCTACGCGGTCGGCCGCGGCCAACCGTCGTTCGACAAGCAATTCGTCCGCGACTGGCTCTCCGCAAGCGGCTGGGACAAAAACAGCCAGCCGCCGCAGCTGCCGACCGAGATCGTGGAGAAGACGCGAGCGAAATACATCGAAGCCTGCGAACGCATCACCGGCGAAAAGTTCCTCTGGGCGTAG
- a CDS encoding DUF4404 family protein: MDKNRVLDALHTLQSELSGANTLDDASRQSLLAITADIHRKLEADDDVPSEEGESLGGKLQDSILEFEAEHPQVTAAVNQVAAALANLGI, from the coding sequence ATGGACAAGAACCGAGTACTCGACGCCCTCCACACGCTGCAGTCCGAACTCTCCGGCGCCAACACCCTCGATGACGCCTCGCGGCAATCGCTGCTGGCGATCACCGCCGACATCCACCGCAAGCTCGAAGCGGACGACGACGTGCCGTCGGAAGAGGGCGAATCGCTCGGCGGCAAACTGCAGGACTCGATCCTTGAGTTCGAAGCCGAGCACCCGCAGGTGACCGCCGCCGTGAACCAGGTCGCCGCCGCGCTAGCGAACCTCGGCATCTAA
- the aroC gene encoding chorismate synthase: MLRYWTAGESHGKALIALLDGFPAGVAIDEEPINVELRRRQGGYGRGGRQRIETDTVDVRTGVWHGVTLGSPIALEVVNRDYKLERLEDLPRPRPGHGDLTGAVKYLGSIRGILERASARETAVRVAAGALCKQLLAPFGITVFGFVAEVGDQKIEPVAGTLEELKAIRDESELYGLNLERDDAIKELIDRVGKEGDTLGGIVEVQVHGLPFGLGTHAQWDRKLDGRLAQAVMAVQAIKGVEIGLGFEAARRRGSQVHDPIHYDESKKHTHTLGYERPTNNAGGLEAGMTNGQTLVIRAAKKPISTLRKPLASINLDTKEAEGASYERSDVCAISAASVIVENVVAIEIAAALVDKFGGDSLQEMQARYKLFQEMAAER, from the coding sequence ATGCTCCGCTACTGGACCGCTGGCGAATCTCACGGCAAAGCGCTCATCGCGCTCCTCGACGGCTTTCCCGCAGGCGTCGCGATCGACGAAGAACCGATCAACGTCGAACTCCGCCGTCGCCAAGGCGGCTACGGCCGCGGCGGCCGCCAACGCATTGAAACCGACACGGTCGACGTCCGCACCGGCGTCTGGCACGGCGTCACGCTCGGCAGCCCGATCGCGCTCGAAGTCGTCAACCGCGACTACAAACTCGAACGCCTCGAAGATCTCCCCCGCCCGCGCCCCGGGCACGGCGATCTCACCGGCGCCGTGAAGTACCTCGGCTCCATCCGCGGCATCCTCGAACGCGCGAGCGCTCGCGAGACCGCCGTCCGCGTCGCCGCCGGCGCGCTCTGCAAGCAGCTGCTCGCACCGTTCGGCATCACCGTCTTCGGCTTCGTTGCGGAAGTCGGCGATCAGAAAATTGAACCGGTCGCTGGCACGCTTGAAGAGTTGAAAGCGATTCGCGACGAGAGCGAACTTTACGGCCTCAACCTCGAACGCGACGACGCGATCAAGGAACTGATCGACCGCGTCGGCAAAGAGGGCGACACCCTCGGCGGCATCGTCGAGGTGCAGGTCCATGGCCTGCCGTTCGGCCTCGGCACGCACGCCCAGTGGGATCGCAAGCTCGACGGCCGCCTCGCCCAGGCGGTGATGGCCGTGCAGGCGATCAAGGGGGTCGAAATCGGCCTCGGCTTCGAAGCCGCCCGCCGCCGCGGTTCGCAGGTGCACGATCCCATTCACTACGACGAATCGAAGAAGCACACCCACACGCTCGGCTACGAGCGCCCGACGAACAACGCCGGCGGTCTCGAAGCCGGCATGACGAACGGCCAAACGCTCGTCATCCGCGCCGCGAAGAAACCAATCAGCACGCTCCGCAAGCCGCTGGCGTCGATCAATCTCGATACCAAGGAAGCCGAAGGCGCCAGCTACGAACGGAGCGACGTCTGCGCGATCTCCGCCGCCAGCGTGATCGTCGAAAACGTCGTCGCGATCGAAATCGCCGCGGCCCTCGTCGACAAATTCGGCGGCGACAGTTTGCAGGAGATGCAGGCCCGCTACAAGCTCTTCCAAGAAATGGCAGCTGAACGGTAG
- a CDS encoding dockerin type I domain-containing protein codes for MLSASAVHALVIDNFVEGAATLGASTEIVAQTGLNSSFVVGGARHVSVTGASTQLTIAPASGLLVSQPSGSGYFTLMYGYNAPLNANFTANGHDRFRFVIDAAGSENAEASMWISINKTLPPRGNAPGPRVVDFRGGGILEIPFSAFSADMSDVDTIAIDVVRMTGGFSLRSVSTAGPPLAGDFNREGVVDSRDLTEYLKMYGRTTANGGSYAGYLSADENRDGRVDGADFLAWQRAVATAPPAGAAVPEPAAATLAAVAGLGFLARRR; via the coding sequence ATGCTATCGGCATCAGCGGTTCACGCCCTGGTGATCGACAACTTTGTCGAAGGGGCCGCCACTCTTGGTGCGTCGACTGAGATTGTCGCGCAGACTGGTCTGAATTCTTCGTTCGTCGTCGGCGGTGCGCGGCATGTGAGCGTTACCGGCGCCTCGACGCAGCTAACGATTGCACCGGCCAGCGGGTTGCTGGTTTCGCAGCCGAGCGGCTCCGGCTACTTCACCCTCATGTACGGCTATAACGCGCCGCTGAACGCCAACTTCACGGCGAACGGGCACGATCGTTTTCGGTTCGTCATCGACGCCGCAGGCTCCGAGAACGCGGAAGCATCCATGTGGATCTCGATTAACAAGACGCTCCCCCCGCGCGGCAACGCACCTGGCCCAAGGGTTGTCGATTTCCGCGGCGGCGGCATCTTGGAAATCCCGTTCAGCGCGTTCTCCGCTGACATGAGCGACGTCGACACGATCGCCATCGATGTTGTTCGGATGACGGGAGGTTTTTCCCTCCGCTCGGTGTCGACCGCCGGTCCGCCGCTCGCAGGCGACTTCAACCGCGAGGGCGTCGTCGACAGTCGCGATCTTACTGAGTATCTCAAGATGTACGGACGCACGACGGCCAATGGCGGCAGTTACGCCGGGTACCTTTCCGCCGACGAAAACCGCGATGGCCGCGTCGATGGCGCCGACTTTCTGGCTTGGCAGCGCGCCGTTGCGACAGCGCCGCCAGCCGGCGCTGCCGTTCCGGAGCCGGCTGCCGCTACTCTGGCTGCCGTGGCGGGACTTGGCTTTCTCGCCAGACGGCGCTAG
- a CDS encoding STAS domain-containing protein, whose protein sequence is MADVCEEWGVDVSRGPDWLFLRLRPGKTEPAGMADKIWSLADRHFVYRLVLEMNDVSMIPSHLMGQLVMLQKRVLQREGALRLCGLSKECAEALRFCRLDQALPNFASLEDAVKGQRRHAPHFANA, encoded by the coding sequence ATGGCTGACGTTTGTGAAGAGTGGGGCGTCGACGTTTCACGCGGCCCCGATTGGTTGTTCCTGCGCCTACGCCCCGGCAAGACTGAGCCGGCCGGCATGGCCGACAAAATTTGGTCGCTCGCCGATCGTCACTTCGTCTACCGGCTCGTGCTGGAGATGAACGATGTGTCGATGATCCCGAGCCACCTGATGGGGCAACTCGTGATGCTCCAAAAGCGCGTCCTGCAGCGCGAAGGCGCCCTGCGGCTCTGCGGCCTGTCGAAGGAATGTGCCGAAGCGCTTCGCTTCTGCCGCCTCGACCAAGCGCTGCCGAACTTCGCCTCGCTTGAAGACGCCGTGAAAGGCCAACGCCGCCACGCGCCGCACTTCGCGAACGCATAA